In the Malus domestica chromosome 16, GDT2T_hap1 genome, one interval contains:
- the LOC103403538 gene encoding receptor-like protein kinase ANXUR1, whose product MIHKSHILFPLVLLSLFSSNTIRVRSQGSDLKSHIISCGSSAEGETDSDGRKWTTDSTYLASSDNTKTAEAGYYDPALPSKVPFMTVRIMSSATSYKFSVPSSKRLLVRFQFYPTTYNSVDSFNGVFDVSANGLSLLKNFSPFITALALTQAYIIREYSIVPVQSGTLNITFTPSTKREKTFAFVNSLEVIPMEEIFKPTDLIGFRGQTVDVQNSSLQTMYRLSVGGDYIPAIKDSGLARTWWDDSPYLLNAAYGASFFNKTFLGVSIEAPANVTIKHTKDVPEYIAPLNVYKTARSMGPNPQVNVKSNLTWVFQVDANFTYVVRFHFCDFQNTLGNQRTFDIYLNNRTAEETADVIQWAGGIGIPVYMDYATHMNDKDGDDLLWVGLHPSLATHPQYYDAILNGLEIFKVNDTGGNLGGPNPVPSKMLLKADAAAQSLLADAA is encoded by the coding sequence ATGATCCACAAATCCCACATTTTGTTTCCTCTGGTTTTGTTATCCTTGTTCTCATCAAACACCATTCGTGTTCGAAGCCAAGGCTCCGACTTAAAGTCCCATATAATTTCCTGCGGCTCATCTGCCGAAGGGGAAACGGATTCGGATGGCCGGAAATGGACAACGGATTCTACGTACCTCGCCTCCTCTGACAACACGAAGACTGCAGAAGCGGGGTACTATGACCCTGCTCTGCCATCCAAAGTTCCATTCATGACAGTAAGAATCATGAGCTCTGCAACATCCTACAAGTTCTCTGTCCCATCAAGCAAACGCCTGTTGGTCAGGTTCCAATTCTACCCAACCACCTACAACTCCGTAGATTCCTTCAACGGGGTTTTCGACGTCTCCGCCAACGGGCTCTCCCTGCTTAAAAATTTCAGCCCTTTCATCACAGCCTTGGCCCTCACGCAGGCTTACATCATAAGAGAGTACTCAATCGTTCCTGTCCAGTCCGGCACTCTCAACATCACGTTCACGCCCTCCACAAAGCGCGAAAAAACATTCGCCTTCGTGAACTCACTGGAGGTTATCCCAATGGAAGAAATCTTCAAGCCGACCGACTTGATCGGATTCCGCGGCCAAACGGTCGACGTCCAAAACTCCTCCCTCCAGACAATGTACAGGCTAAGCGTCGGAGGGGATTACATTCCTGCAATCAAGGACTCCGGACTCGCACGAACATGGTGGGACGACTCACCGTACCTACTAAATGCAGCTTACGGGGCCTCGTTTTTCAATAAGACTTTTCTCGGGGTGTCAATCGAGGCTCCTGCCAATGTCACCATCAAACACACGAAGGATGTCCCCGAATATATTGCTCCTCTAAATGTGTACAAAACTGCGAGATCGATGGGACCGAACCCTCAAGTCAACGTGAAATCCAATCTCACTTGGGTTTTTCAGGTGGACGCAAATTTCACCTACGTCGTTCGGTTCCATTTCTGCGACTTTCAAAACACACTGGGGAACCAGAGAACGTTCGATATATATCTCAACAACCGAACGGCGGAGGAGACGGCAGATGTGATCCAGTGGGCCGGGGGAATCGGAATCCCGGTTTACATGGATTATGCCACTCATATGAACGACAAAGACGGTGATGATCTTCTGTGGGTGGGTTTGCATCCGAGTCTGGCAACGCATCCGCAGTACTATGATGCCATACTTAATGGACTGGAGATTTTTAAGGTTAATGACACGGGCGGGAACTTGGGGGGTCCAAATCCTGTGCCTTCAAAAATGCTTCTTAAGGCAGACGCTGCAGCCCAGAGTTTACTGGCAGACGCTGCCTAG
- the LOC103403637 gene encoding TPD1 protein homolog 1B-like produces MTLMVTFCNAQGLHSATTLQSQHANSTHRKLLQQASCRAEEISISQTQIPGTGIPKYAVEIVNTCTSDCAPSQIHVHCGQFASAEVIPKSIFTRIADDDCLVIGGETLKSNDVISFTYFNTFKFPISFKSAHFC; encoded by the exons ATGACGCTCATGGTTACATTCTGCAATGCACAAGGATTACATTCTG CAACAACTTTGCAATCCCAACATGCAAACTCAACCCACAGAAAGCTTTTGCAACAAG CCAGCTGCAGAGCCGAAGAGATAAGCATCTCACAGACCCAAATTCCAGGAACTGGGATCCCAAAGTACGCAGTAGAGATTGTGAACACCTGCACTTCTGATTGTGCTCCTTCACAAATCCATGTCCACTGTGGTCAGTTTGCTTCTGCAGAAGTTATACCCAAATCCATCTTCACAAGGATCGCGGACGATGATTGCTTGGTGATTGGAGGAGAGACGTTGAAGTCGAACGATGTCATCAGCTTCACTTACTTCAACACCTTCAAGTTCCCCATTTCTTTTAAGTCTGCCCATTTTTGCTGA